The nucleotide window TTCGACCATTCCAGTACGGCCGCACCTGTTTTTGCATTGGGACCACTTGTAATCGAAAGCTTTTTACCTGGTGTTAAAATAATATCCGGGAAACTAAATACTTGATCACCTTCAACGGATATTAATTCCCAGCCTTCCAAATTAACCGCTTGATTACTATTGTTCTGGATGACAACAATTTCTTCATGCACATCTTTACTGATCAGTTCGACTTTACTGCTCTTTGTTGAGGCTGGTAACGGTATCGAATTCGTTGCCCCGATACCTGTCCACTGCTGTGCATCTATGTCATATATTACCCCATCTGTAGTAATTACAATCGTTCCGGCTTCTGCAGTACTATATATTTCACTGTTTACGTTTTTCAGTATATCAATTACTTCTGCATGCGGGTGACCGTATTTATTGTCCTGACCATAGCTTAATATAGTTGCTAGTGGACTGACCGCTTCTACAAATTTAGGCGAACTGCTCGTATTCGATCCGTGATGGCCTGCTTTTAAAATGGTTGCCTGTACATCGGTTCCTTTTTGTAAAAGCTCCTGCTCTACACCATTATCGGCATCTCCCATAAGTAAAAACGAAATATTTTGGTATTCCGCGCGCAGAACGATTGAAGCATCATTATTATCAGAAGCCGTTTCATCTGCAGCAAGTACTTCTACAGTAAGGTTGTCTTCAAGCTGAAATTCATCTCCCGTTTTAGGGATCGTAAACTTAATATTTTTAGCTTGAATGAGGCTTAGCATTTCTTCATATGTTTGAGACGTATGTACTTTTCCGGAATCGATAAATTCCTTTATTGAGATGGAATTCAGCACTGAAATCAGTCCGCCAATATGATCGGCATCCGGATGTGTTGCGACTACATAATCCAACCGGTTGACTCCTTGTGCTTTTAAATAGGCGACAACTTCCTTACCGGCACCCTTTACACCACCGTCAACAAGTATTGTTTTCCCGTTTGGCGCTTCGATGAAAATGGAATCCCCCTGTCCTACATCAATAAAGTGGACGGCCATTTCCTTTAGTGGTTCTTCGTATGTTTCTTCGGCTGGTTCTGTACATCCTACTACGAATAGTAACGTGAACATTAACAGTCCTATTAATTTTTTCATTGCAACAAATCCTTTTCTTTTACTCTCTTACTAGTTTACACAAGTTGATCTTATTATAAAAATGTCCCCTTCGCAGAAAAACCAAATAGCACATGCCAATAGTTTGGCTGTGCTATTTGTCGATATTTAAAGGTCATCAAATTAAGAATATAGCTCATCTAAAATCGCGATTTTCTTGGCGATTGATTCTTCAAATGTCAGGATATATGCTGCTGGATCTTTCGGGTTGTGGAACTGTGTAATTTTGCCGGTAGTCGGATGCACGAACTTCGAGGAAGCGCCGCAGCCGATACCTAAAATTGTCTGCACTTCTTCCATAATGACAATATTGTAGATTGATTCTTCTTGCGGCTTACAATAGCCGACGTTTTCCAAGTTTCCTAAAATATTTTTCTGGCGGTATAAGTAATATGGAACATAGCCGTTTTCAGCTGTCCATTCTGTTGCCATCTGCATCATTTTCCCTACTGTATCACGGTCGGCTACTTTATACTTGTCTTTGTTTCGCGTCATTTCCGAAGCACGCTTAAAGCTGAGTGTATGGACCGTTAAACTTTCAGGCTGCATTTTTGCCGATTCCGCTAATGAATGCTCGAATTCTTCAATACCTTCATTCGGCAAGCCGATAATCAAATCCATATTGATATTATTCATTCCGGAATTGCGTGACAGCCAAAACTTCTCTACTGTTTCTTCAACAGTATGATGGCGGCCAATTGCTTTTAATGTTTCTTGCGTATAGCTTTGCGGGTTAACAGAAATACGGTCAATGCCCCATTTTTTCAATACTTCGATTTTCTCGGGTGTAATTGTATCCGGACGCCCTGCTTCTACCGTAATTTCACGAATAGACTCGGGATTCGGGAAAGCATCAAACATTGTTTTATATAATGCATCCATTTCATGTGCCTCAATCGAAGTCGGTGTACCGCCGCCCCAGTAAATCGAAGTAATGCGCATATTCTTTTCAGTCAGCCATTTCCCCATTTCACGCAGCTCAATATGCAGGCCATCGATAAATTTCTCTACGCGTCCTGCCTTACGATTTGATTGGATCGCATAGGCCGGGAATGTGCAATACGCACACATTGTCGGACAAAACGGAACTCCGATATAAATTGAAATTTCCTTGCCAAGCTCGTCCAGATCAGGAATCACCGTAAGTTGTCTCTCAACAATCGCTTTCATCAATGCGATTTTCTGATCCGAAATTCGGTAATCCTCTTTTAGTACCGCGGCAATTTGTTCATCATTCATACCGGCTTTACGATATTTATGATAAAGCTTTGTCGGGCGGACTCCTGTTAAAATCCCCCACTGCTGCGTCATACCCGAATATTGTTCGAGTACATCAAGCATGACATGTGACAGTGCACGCTTCATTCGGATGTTTTGCTCTTTTTCCGTTCCTTCTGTCTCATACTTAATCGAATAGTCGCTCGTATATTCCTGTCCATCTACTTTTAGCTTGGCAAATGTGGAAATCGTAAAATTTTCATCGATAGACTTGTTAAATTCAATCGACATATCGGAACCGTCCTGATCGATCTGAATAACGGAATCTTCGTAAAATAAATTGGCTATATGATTAAGAACACGTGTCCAGTCTTCTTTGAAATGCTCATTAATATGAATCGTTTTCATGTTATTCTCTACCTTCTTATTGTATTAAATAAAAAATCTATCTCATTGTAACAAATATTAAGGTAGAAGAAAAAAAACATGTTTATTTCTTAGTGAAATTAGTCCGGATAATCGTCTATAAAACTCCCTGAAATAAAAAAAGAGCCCCTTCTAAAATCAAAAAGCCATTTTTCTATAACAGAAAAATGACTTTTTATTGTTTGCAAAATTGATTTCCATTCCGGGGACGCTTTCCGGGGGCACGGCGTGGGGCCAACACGATGTTGGTCACAAAAGCGTTGCCACAGGACGTGGCGCTCTTAGCTTTTGTTCCTAAGTCTCAGACATCGTGCTATTCCCCCAGGAGTCGCCCCTCCATTCCAATCAATTTTATAAAGTATATGCTTCTTTATTAATTTTTCGTTAGTTAAAGAATTCTACTTCTATCCAAGTTCCTGGATCTTACAGTCCGTCGTACATTGCTTGGATTGGCTGTGTGATAATGCGGTTAATTTCTTGGATTACTGCGCTTAAAGCCATTTCCGCTTCTAGCATTGCGATAATTTTCGCGTTTTGCTGAGCCAATTGTGCCGTTTTTTGTAAAAATACATATTCTTCTTCTGTAATTTCTTCACCAGCATTTTGTTTGTCCTGCATCTTTAATTGAACATCGCGGAAGTTTGTGAATAATACTTTCGCTTCCTCGTCTGCACGGACAGTTTCCACTGCGTTCTTTAAATTTTGAAACTCATCAGTCTTGCGGAATGTTGCTTCAAGTTTATTAATATCTTCGTAAATATTAATCATGTAATATTCCTACTTTCTCTTTTTAGTTCGTCAAAAAGACGATTATCGCTTGAATGATCCCGACAAGACCACCAATAATGCCGCCCAGCCAAGTGATTAATTTCAGCTCTTTACTAATAATACCTAGTACAAGCTCTTCTAATTTGGCGATAGGGAAAGAATCTACCTGCTCTCGAACGACTTCCGCTAAATTCAATCGCTTTAGTACGTCTTCGATTTTTCCTTCTGCTGCAATAAATGTTTTATCCATCATTTTAGGCAGCAGTTCATTTGCAGCCCAGTCTTTTCCTTGTGGCCAATAGTCATTAATCGTTTTATCCAGGCGTGCCTCCAATGCCAGTGCATTTTTTGCATAGCTTTGGATACTCGTTTCAATCGTATCAAAGTTTACATCATTCATAAAGTCCATTGCCGGGCGATTTTTAATTTTTTCCCACTCCGTTGTGAAAATCCGATGTAAAAGCGCGGCTGTTCCTGGAGCTTTCAAAAACTTTATAAGCTCGCGCTGTACTTTATCAACGAGTGATGTCGAGTCTCCCAAAAACATTTGGATCATTCCGCCAAATGAACCTTTTGTCGTTAAAAAGTCATCCAGCATGTTTTTGATTGTCATCGTACCTTCCGGCGACATAAAATAATCTTCGCCTTTTTGGAGTATCTGTACGACCGCCTCCTCGATTTTCTCGTCCAGCACAGGCTCCAGATCATTCGGTAACAATTCCCGAATCGATTTTGTTGATAACGTATTTTTTACTTTATGGAATTGTACGTGAATAAGTTCATCTACTTTTCCTTCCACTGTTTGCGGCAATTGTGTGAAACCCGCCAAACGAATCCAGTCATTAATCGTTTTTTCGTTAGTAAAAATTTCTTGCGTCACTTTATTTTGTGCAAAGGTTAATACATTTTCGCGTATTTCCTTTGATAAAAACTTCTTCTTAATTGTTTCGGGTGTCAGTAAATAGTCCGAAACAGTCTTTCCTAGCTGAATCGCTAAATCCCCGCGGCGTTTCGGAATCAGACCCGGCGTTAACGGCAGCTTCCATCTTTTAAAATAGATAGGTTTATAAGGTCTGAACAGCATTTTGATTGCCATATAGTTTGTCGCTGCACCAACGACTGCCCCTACAACACCAAGCAGGAATAATAGCGAAATAAATTCTCCCATTTTGCTCACTCTTTCTTCATCATGTGTATGTTCTATTATTAATTTCAAAAAAGAAAAATTGCAACAATGTACTACTTTCTTGTACGATAAAAATGGGAGGGAAGTTTCATGATTCAACATTTTAGCTATAAGCCATTATTTGAAAACAGTCAAATTCCGGGGTGGTCCATCCGCTTTTTCTATGAACAGAAACGTTATACAGCGGAATATTATAAAGACGGAAGCATCAAATTCTTTGGGGAAACTCCTGCTGAAGAACAGAAAGAACAGCTTGAGAAAATGATTCACGAGTTAATGCTCTTTCACGTTTATGAATAAAAAAGAAATGGGAGCAGTCGAATTTCGATGCTCCCATTTTTATGCGCGTTTCGAGTAATCATAATTTAATAGCTGGCTGCAGAAAATTATAGTTGCTGGCGTTTGCTAATTATTCTGCCTACTAAATTATCATTATCTACCATTTCACAGTAGCATAAATCTATTGAAATTTCAATTTTCTATCAATTTATCCACATTTGGTAAATCATTCATTTTTATCATTATGGATATTAAATTCCCCTACAAATTTTTTCCTCAATTTTCAAATTCATAAATTGTTTTTTTTACATAAATATTTTATGATTGTAGTATTAAAATTTTTTTAGGAGGTGTACTCTTTATTTGCCACGCTCATTTGCGCCGCAAATAGGGAATATAGTTGGACGTAGACATAGGAATCGAACTAACCATTAGGTTGATAGCATTTGCTATCTTAATTGCCGCTACGGCATTTTTTGTTGCAACTGAGTTTGCAATAGTTAAAGTAAGAACGACAAAAATCGATCAGCTTGTTGCAGAAGGAAATAAATCTGCAATACGGGCAAAAAAGGTAATTTCAAACCTGGATGAGTATTTATCTGCTTGTCAGCTCGGAATTA belongs to Solibacillus sp. FSL W7-1436 and includes:
- a CDS encoding coproporphyrinogen III oxidase; translated protein: MKTIHINEHFKEDWTRVLNHIANLFYEDSVIQIDQDGSDMSIEFNKSIDENFTISTFAKLKVDGQEYTSDYSIKYETEGTEKEQNIRMKRALSHVMLDVLEQYSGMTQQWGILTGVRPTKLYHKYRKAGMNDEQIAAVLKEDYRISDQKIALMKAIVERQLTVIPDLDELGKEISIYIGVPFCPTMCAYCTFPAYAIQSNRKAGRVEKFIDGLHIELREMGKWLTEKNMRITSIYWGGGTPTSIEAHEMDALYKTMFDAFPNPESIREITVEAGRPDTITPEKIEVLKKWGIDRISVNPQSYTQETLKAIGRHHTVEETVEKFWLSRNSGMNNINMDLIIGLPNEGIEEFEHSLAESAKMQPESLTVHTLSFKRASEMTRNKDKYKVADRDTVGKMMQMATEWTAENGYVPYYLYRQKNILGNLENVGYCKPQEESIYNIVIMEEVQTILGIGCGASSKFVHPTTGKITQFHNPKDPAAYILTFEESIAKKIAILDELYS
- a CDS encoding DUF445 family protein; its protein translation is MGEFISLLFLLGVVGAVVGAATNYMAIKMLFRPYKPIYFKRWKLPLTPGLIPKRRGDLAIQLGKTVSDYLLTPETIKKKFLSKEIRENVLTFAQNKVTQEIFTNEKTINDWIRLAGFTQLPQTVEGKVDELIHVQFHKVKNTLSTKSIRELLPNDLEPVLDEKIEEAVVQILQKGEDYFMSPEGTMTIKNMLDDFLTTKGSFGGMIQMFLGDSTSLVDKVQRELIKFLKAPGTAALLHRIFTTEWEKIKNRPAMDFMNDVNFDTIETSIQSYAKNALALEARLDKTINDYWPQGKDWAANELLPKMMDKTFIAAEGKIEDVLKRLNLAEVVREQVDSFPIAKLEELVLGIISKELKLITWLGGIIGGLVGIIQAIIVFLTN
- a CDS encoding YheE family protein — protein: MIQHFSYKPLFENSQIPGWSIRFFYEQKRYTAEYYKDGSIKFFGETPAEEQKEQLEKMIHELMLFHVYE
- a CDS encoding YlbF family regulator, which codes for MINIYEDINKLEATFRKTDEFQNLKNAVETVRADEEAKVLFTNFRDVQLKMQDKQNAGEEITEEEYVFLQKTAQLAQQNAKIIAMLEAEMALSAVIQEINRIITQPIQAMYDGL
- a CDS encoding MBL fold metallo-hydrolase, with translation MKKLIGLLMFTLLFVVGCTEPAEETYEEPLKEMAVHFIDVGQGDSIFIEAPNGKTILVDGGVKGAGKEVVAYLKAQGVNRLDYVVATHPDADHIGGLISVLNSISIKEFIDSGKVHTSQTYEEMLSLIQAKNIKFTIPKTGDEFQLEDNLTVEVLAADETASDNNDASIVLRAEYQNISFLLMGDADNGVEQELLQKGTDVQATILKAGHHGSNTSSSPKFVEAVSPLATILSYGQDNKYGHPHAEVIDILKNVNSEIYSTAEAGTIVITTDGVIYDIDAQQWTGIGATNSIPLPASTKSSKVELISKDVHEEIVVIQNNSNQAVNLEGWELISVEGDQVFSFPDIILTPGKKLSITSGPNAKTGAAVLEWSKRQIWLNSGDAAQLVNAKGEVVSELQ